CAGCGAACCATCGTTGAGGACTGGGTGCCCAAACTCTCCCCAGACCAGCGCCGTGTGTTTGAGTACGTTCGCTCTCTGCTTCTCAACCCCCGTGACCGACGCACTTCTAGAATCATATTTCTGGACGGTCCCGGGGGTTATGGGAAGACCTCTCTGATTCGTGTCATCCTTGCGTATGTCCGTGGTTGTCGACAGGTTGCACTCGCCGTGGCTAGCTCAGGGATTGCTGCAAGGAACATGGATGGAGGAACAACAGCACATAGCATGTTCCGACTCCCTCTAGACCTAGGTCACGGCACAGGTGTGTGGAACAtcaccaacgggtcccagcgagCAGAACTCATCAGAGCAGCACAGCTCATTGTGTTTGATGAGGCCCCGATGGCACaccgctacatcttcgagatgaTCGACAGATCCCTCCGGGATCTCATGAATAGTAGTGTGCCATTCGGGAATAAGATCTTCATCTGCTCCGGGGACTTCCGTCAGATTGCGCCCGTCGTTGAGAAGGCTCGCACACACCAGCTGATGTCGCGTGCGTGTCACTTCGGGCGTCacatctgtggcgactgttcACACTATTTTCCCTGACGACCACCCCAGAGAACTAGTGGTTCCATTGACTACTCCGCAACTTCCTCCTTGGAGTAGGCAATGGAACAATAAATCCTTTACTTTTTGGAGAAGGCCGCGAGAGAGAGTCTCTCATTCCCCTCACTGGGGTGAGATGCCTCACTTCTCTCGCGGACTTAATAACGGATGTGTTTCCTCCTGGTGTTCTGCGAGATCCTGATCTTTGTGCGAGACGGGCAATACTCTCAACTCTGAATGTGAACGTCAAGGAGATCAACGGTCGCATCCTAGACCTCATGGACGGGCGcattcatgagttgagaagcgcggACACCGTGGACAGAGAAGACGACGACGGGCTGGATGTGGACGTAAAATCTCCTCAACCAGGCCACTGGCAAAGGAGTGCCAGATCACGTCCTGCGTCTCAAGGTCGGCTCCGTATGCTTAATCATGAGAAACTTAAATATCGGTGATGGACTCGTGAACGGCACCAAAGTCATTGTGACGGCGATCAGCAGCCGACTGATCACCGTCAGACTTATCGGCAACACGCAACCTATCGGAATTCCCCGGATTACGTTTCAGGTTCGCGTTTGCCGAAGGATCGCCGCTCCGGGTTTGTCGCCGTCAGTTCCCCCTCATGTTGGCGTACTGCATgactggtcacaagagccaaggccAGACAATTGAGTACGTCGGAGTCGACCTGAGAACGGACTgcttcactcatggccagctctACGTCCTGTTGAGCAGAGTGAGACGTCCAGACGACATCGTCGTTCTTGTACCAGACGACAGAATAGTAGAAGGAGTCGCCTATGCAAAGAATATTGTATATGACGAGCTCCTTCTAAACACTGATTAAGTCTtcggcagtaggctaggggatctgccacttaaaaaaaactccccgtcgtgatttgacctagcagtaggcaaagggaactgctttaccaaaactccctgatgatttcattagcagtaggcaaaggggactgcttcaccaaaactccctgatgatttcattagcagtaggcaaagggaactgcttttaccaaaactccctgatgatttcattagcagtaggcaaagggaactgctttaccaaaactccctgatgatttcattagcagtaggcaaagggaactgctttaccaaaactccctgatgactttattagcagtaggcaaggggatctgccagaataaaactccccgttttgtgtaaatatgtaaatagatatgGTCTCTaagtttgccggcctccccgtggcgagact
The Homalodisca vitripennis isolate AUS2020 chromosome 1, UT_GWSS_2.1, whole genome shotgun sequence DNA segment above includes these coding regions:
- the LOC124354734 gene encoding ATP-dependent DNA helicase pfh1-like, with translation MKLTLIDIDRSLRQQGSCLKDHGLPYVEDDTTELGRELLNYGENLQRTIVEDWVPKLSPDQRRVFEYVRSLLLNPRDRRTSRIIFLDGPGGYGKTSLIRVILAYVRGCRQVALAVASSGIAARNMDGGTTAHSMFRLPLDLGHGTGVWNITNGSQRAELIRAAQLIVFDEAPMAHRYIFEMIDRSLRDLMNSSVPFGNKIFICSGDFRQIAPVVEKARTHQLMSRRERESLIPLTGVRCLTSLADLITDVFPPGVLRDPDLCARRAILSTLNVNVKEINGRILDLMDGRIHELRSADTVDREDDDGLDVDVKSPQPGHWFAFAEGSPLRVCRRQFPLMLAYCMTGHKSQGQTIEYVGVDLRTDCFTHGQLYVLLSRVRRPDDIVVLVPDDRIVEGVAYAKNIVYDELLLNTD